A single Pagrus major chromosome 19, Pma_NU_1.0 DNA region contains:
- the snx16 gene encoding sorting nexin-16 isoform X3 — MASPFVPVPVPMDRALSGGSSKLRRPQRASSVGSVSSSLSCSSIDRAAREDHRRGSEGLGSQHQSRCTDRGSRSKTPPPIQSPVTRARVNGTLDGSVEYSSCPRSISDPVGSQQGEERPITPTVLGYEVMEERAKFTVFKVLVRKTPDESWVVFRRYTDFSRLNDKLKEMFPGFRLSLPPKRWFKDNYDTDFLEDRQLGLQAFMQNLVAHKDIANCLAVREFLCLDDPPGPFDSLEESRAFCETLEESNYRLQKELMEKQKEIASLKRRLEEREKAILLLEKHINGECVSPESLCGLSAPGSESSADVDVESSAAEADQDMPDETGAAPI; from the exons ATGGCATCACCCTTTGTGCCTGTCCCTGTGCCCATGGACAGAGCCTTGTCAGGAGGTAGCAGCAAGCTCAGACGGCCACAGCGGGCATCATCAGTAGGCAGCGTCTCCAGCAGCTTATCCTGTTCCTCCATCGACAGAGCGGCCAGGGAGGACCACCGAAGAGGGAGTGAAGGATTGGGTTCCCAGCACCAATCCCGCTGTACGGACAGGGGCAGCCGGAGCAAGACACCGCCACCAATTCAGAGCCCCGTGACACGGGCCAGGGTGAACGGGACTCTGGATGGCTCTGTAGAGTACTCCAGCTGCCCCCGCTCCATATCAGATCCTGTTGGGAGCCAGCAAGGCGAGGAGAGGCCTATTACACCCACTGTGCTGGGATATGAGGTCATGGAGGAGAGGGCCAAGTTCACG gtaTTTAAGGTCCTGGTCAGGAAGACGCCAGATGAGAGCTGGGTTGTTTTTAGAAGATACACAGACTTCTCCAGACTCAACGACAag ctgaaGGAGATGTTCCCAGGCTTCCGCCTCTCACTGCCTCCTAAGCGGTGGTTTAAAGACAATTATGACACCGACTTCCTGGAAGACCGACAGCTGGGGCTGCAGGCCTTCATGCAAAACCTGGTTGCACATAAGGACATTGCCAACTG CCTGGCAGTAAGAGAGTTTCTGTGTCTGGATGACCCACCCGGGCCTTTTGATAGtctggaggagagcaga GCATTCTGTGAGACTCTGGAGGAGAGCAACTATCGTCTCCAGAAGGAGCTGATGGAGAAGCAGAAGGAGATCGCCTCCCTGAagaggaggctggaggagagggagaaggccATCCTGCTACTGGAGAAGCATATCAA TGGTGAGTGTGTGAGCCCAGAGTCTTTATGTGGTCTGTCAGCTCCAGGCAGTGAGAGCAGCGCAGATGTAGATGTGGAGTCGTCGGCTGCAGAGGCTGATCAGGACATGCCGGACGAAACTGG CGCTGCCCCAATCTGA
- the snx16 gene encoding sorting nexin-16 isoform X1 produces MASPFVPVPVPMDRALSGGSSKLRRPQRASSVGSVSSSLSCSSIDRAAREDHRRGSEGLGSQHQSRCTDRGSRSKTPPPIQSPVTRARVNGTLDGSVEYSSCPRSISDPVGSQQGEERPITPTVLGYEVMEERAKFTVFKVLVRKTPDESWVVFRRYTDFSRLNDKLKEMFPGFRLSLPPKRWFKDNYDTDFLEDRQLGLQAFMQNLVAHKDIANCLAVREFLCLDDPPGPFDSLEESRAFCETLEESNYRLQKELMEKQKEIASLKRRLEEREKAILLLEKHINGECVSPESLCGLSAPGSESSADVDVESSAAEADQDMPDETGGRCEVQPVRSSACWCGPSLSASPPVIQVTQLYHQKLEH; encoded by the exons ATGGCATCACCCTTTGTGCCTGTCCCTGTGCCCATGGACAGAGCCTTGTCAGGAGGTAGCAGCAAGCTCAGACGGCCACAGCGGGCATCATCAGTAGGCAGCGTCTCCAGCAGCTTATCCTGTTCCTCCATCGACAGAGCGGCCAGGGAGGACCACCGAAGAGGGAGTGAAGGATTGGGTTCCCAGCACCAATCCCGCTGTACGGACAGGGGCAGCCGGAGCAAGACACCGCCACCAATTCAGAGCCCCGTGACACGGGCCAGGGTGAACGGGACTCTGGATGGCTCTGTAGAGTACTCCAGCTGCCCCCGCTCCATATCAGATCCTGTTGGGAGCCAGCAAGGCGAGGAGAGGCCTATTACACCCACTGTGCTGGGATATGAGGTCATGGAGGAGAGGGCCAAGTTCACG gtaTTTAAGGTCCTGGTCAGGAAGACGCCAGATGAGAGCTGGGTTGTTTTTAGAAGATACACAGACTTCTCCAGACTCAACGACAag ctgaaGGAGATGTTCCCAGGCTTCCGCCTCTCACTGCCTCCTAAGCGGTGGTTTAAAGACAATTATGACACCGACTTCCTGGAAGACCGACAGCTGGGGCTGCAGGCCTTCATGCAAAACCTGGTTGCACATAAGGACATTGCCAACTG CCTGGCAGTAAGAGAGTTTCTGTGTCTGGATGACCCACCCGGGCCTTTTGATAGtctggaggagagcaga GCATTCTGTGAGACTCTGGAGGAGAGCAACTATCGTCTCCAGAAGGAGCTGATGGAGAAGCAGAAGGAGATCGCCTCCCTGAagaggaggctggaggagagggagaaggccATCCTGCTACTGGAGAAGCATATCAA TGGTGAGTGTGTGAGCCCAGAGTCTTTATGTGGTCTGTCAGCTCCAGGCAGTGAGAGCAGCGCAGATGTAGATGTGGAGTCGTCGGCTGCAGAGGCTGATCAGGACATGCCGGACGAAACTGG tGGCAGATGTGAGGTCCAGCCGGTGCGCTCCTCCGCCTGTTGGTGTGGACCGTCGCTCAGCGCCTCTCCTCCGGTCATCCAGGTCACGCAGCTTTACCACCAGAAGCTGGAACACTAA
- the snx16 gene encoding sorting nexin-16 isoform X2, producing MASPFVPVPVPMDRALSGGSSKLRRPQRASSVGSVSSSLSCSSIDRAAREDHRRGSEGLGSQHQSRCTDRGSRSKTPPPIQSPVTRARVNGTLDGSVEYSSCPRSISDPVGSQQGEERPITPTVLGYEVMEERAKFTVFKVLVRKTPDESWVVFRRYTDFSRLNDKLKEMFPGFRLSLPPKRWFKDNYDTDFLEDRQLGLQAFMQNLVAHKDIANCLAVREFLCLDDPPGPFDSLEESRAFCETLEESNYRLQKELMEKQKEIASLKRRLEEREKAILLLEKHINGECVSPESLCGLSAPGSESSADVDVESSAAEADQDMPDETGSAAPI from the exons ATGGCATCACCCTTTGTGCCTGTCCCTGTGCCCATGGACAGAGCCTTGTCAGGAGGTAGCAGCAAGCTCAGACGGCCACAGCGGGCATCATCAGTAGGCAGCGTCTCCAGCAGCTTATCCTGTTCCTCCATCGACAGAGCGGCCAGGGAGGACCACCGAAGAGGGAGTGAAGGATTGGGTTCCCAGCACCAATCCCGCTGTACGGACAGGGGCAGCCGGAGCAAGACACCGCCACCAATTCAGAGCCCCGTGACACGGGCCAGGGTGAACGGGACTCTGGATGGCTCTGTAGAGTACTCCAGCTGCCCCCGCTCCATATCAGATCCTGTTGGGAGCCAGCAAGGCGAGGAGAGGCCTATTACACCCACTGTGCTGGGATATGAGGTCATGGAGGAGAGGGCCAAGTTCACG gtaTTTAAGGTCCTGGTCAGGAAGACGCCAGATGAGAGCTGGGTTGTTTTTAGAAGATACACAGACTTCTCCAGACTCAACGACAag ctgaaGGAGATGTTCCCAGGCTTCCGCCTCTCACTGCCTCCTAAGCGGTGGTTTAAAGACAATTATGACACCGACTTCCTGGAAGACCGACAGCTGGGGCTGCAGGCCTTCATGCAAAACCTGGTTGCACATAAGGACATTGCCAACTG CCTGGCAGTAAGAGAGTTTCTGTGTCTGGATGACCCACCCGGGCCTTTTGATAGtctggaggagagcaga GCATTCTGTGAGACTCTGGAGGAGAGCAACTATCGTCTCCAGAAGGAGCTGATGGAGAAGCAGAAGGAGATCGCCTCCCTGAagaggaggctggaggagagggagaaggccATCCTGCTACTGGAGAAGCATATCAA TGGTGAGTGTGTGAGCCCAGAGTCTTTATGTGGTCTGTCAGCTCCAGGCAGTGAGAGCAGCGCAGATGTAGATGTGGAGTCGTCGGCTGCAGAGGCTGATCAGGACATGCCGGACGAAACTGG CAGCGCTGCCCCAATCTGA